atacctacgctctccgtctctgcaatatttggaatgattgagatttctcttggcacagctaccagaagacttacaactttcagacaggttgctcacgtcacatttacgtcgtctctctcagttggaggctgcgcagtaacgctcggcgctcaccggaaaagtgcttctaatatccttcactggtctccgtccagagcaacgggatctgttggtccagtttatatactgtctatgtgtaAACCGAGCTCttggtatcctgctctgcctttgagaaaatgaaagctcagatgggccgatctggaacctcccctttctctgctttgcccgcccagagaatttggcccgcccatgagaaagagagagacatcatggcttgcaaacaagcaaagtatggcagttggtcaaggccacacccccagcctccacctttctcattgtgggactggctctagtggctgtaattctgcaccaaggctgaattttgggaaagagacttcagatacagtattaggagaccactgaggcctatataaaagcatccaaatagcagcatgtcatgggacctttaaatggattgccataaaatttggttcagacattcatgtccttctcaggatgaattgtaataatgtTGTTAATTCCTTAACTTGTCATGTAGCGCCATCATcagtttacattttaatattgtccaatactttggtttatgactaaataccaATGACAATACCATCAGTTTCAACGGGACTTCATGcatttagtgctaattagcaaatgttagcatgctaacacactaaacgtGGAGTCAGACCATTATAACTGCTGTCTCCAGCATTCAATTTAAAGCAATGCTGTGCTTATGTACAACCTCATGGAGCTGCTAGCATTGTTGTAGACTCTTATTCTTAGTCCTTTTTCTGATCTAAAATTCTAAAATTATTATGGGATGCATCATCTAAACCGTAGAGTCAAGGTCTTAGTTTAGATTGGTACAATGTGTTGTATgtgaaattattttaatgtttttgtagcCAATACATGTCTCAAAAAGGTCTGGTGTTGATTAGAAAACCTATATAAGGGGGTGTTGAAAATTATCTAAATATTGCTGTTGTATTAGAAGGGAAAAAATGATAAACTATATATattaggtagatagataggtaaTGCATCACAACTGTCTTCCTTTATTATCTTTAGGTGCTTCTACAATAAAGTACCCTTGTTCGGTTTGCAAGTCCACTTTCAAGAGTACCAAGACACGTCTACATCACATGAAAACTAAGCACAATGTGTTGCCTGCTGCAGCCAGTAAGATCCTACCAGCTGGGCAGCAAGTGAAACAAAGTACACCCATTATTACTCCAATATCTTTTTGCCAACCAGCTTTACTACAGATGGAGCCCAATGGACCGCTGCAAAAGGTTGATGCCAATATTGACACAGAACAGATTCGCAGACTTATTGAGTCTTTGGGAAATGTGCAGAAAGTGAACCAAGTTGTCATATTGGGGCAGGTGCCACCTCATGCCCCACCTCTGGAAGTGCAGCAGATATCACAACTGATAGAAACAGGGAATTTTAATCTCAATCCACCACAGATCGATTTTCTAGGACTGAAACAGCCAGAATCTAAGATAGTTGAATTGGACCCTTCAAATAACACATGTTATTCAATGGAGCAAACAATTATACTGGAACCTATTACGCCAGATGAACAGTTGGAAAACCCCTCTTTCTCAGAACTAGGTTCCCACATAGCAGCAGGTGAAAATATGGAGCTAACATTCAATCAGACTCAACATACAGAGGGACCAGAGGGAGAGGTCATGCATCAGATCCTTCAGCAGCCCAATATCAGTGCAATTCAGTCTGATGCTATGGATCAAATTGTTTGTCAGAATGAGGTAGAGGAAAACCTTGAGCAAACAGTCATATTAGAACTTATACCAACTGTGGAGCTGGAACAATCCCAAACTGTCCCACAAAATGATATCCTGTCCTCTCTGGTACCAACCACTGACCTGGAGAAGACTGCGGATCAGACTGTATTAGATGAGCAGGAGACCAGCCTGTCAGCCCCACCACTTATGACTACAGTTGAGCTGGAGCTGACACCTTTACAAACCGAGCAACAGGGCCTTCCTTCTTGCCCTTTTGTTACCCCAGACACACTTACACAAACTCCAAGTGAATCTGAAACTAATCTAAAAGAAAAGGTTGATTCACAGATTCAAACAGTAAGTCTAGATCAGGGCCACCCAGTGATGGATGGAGCTGCACCACAAGAGACACAGGAACAAGCTGAAGAACCATCTGAACAAGAACCATCTGAGAAATTGCTGGTAGATAGCAAGAAGGATCAGGAGCAGGTGGAGAACCTGTCTGAAGTAGAGGTTCCACCTGCAAAAGAAGAGGTTCCATCACACTTAGGGACCAAGCAGGTGCCACAGATGTCAGAGTTGCCCATAAATGTAATGTCAGCTCAAGAACTGGTGAAAGTGCGGAAAAGAAAGCCTAGCAGGGCATTTATCTTTCAAGGATATATGCAAGAACTGGTTGGTTCCATATACAAGGATGATTTACAAATTGATGCCACACCTGCCAAAcggaaaagaacaaaaaagtcTCACCTTGTTGTTAAATTTGGTCCACAAagcaaagagaagaaaaacaagaaacagaAGAAGCCATCACAGCAGCGTCAGCCAACACAGAAAGAAGGGATAAGAggtcaaacacaaacaacaaatctCTCAGAGAAAAAGGTACCGTCACAGAAGAAgggaagaaagggaaaaaggGACAAGAAAGCGGGACATTCGGTATCTACAGCTGAAATAAAATCCCCTTCATCAACCCAGGACCCACAAGTGCAACAAATCAAAGAggatacaagaaaaaaaaaaatgaaaaagcaaaaaGAAGGGGCCAGGGAGGGTGTGACACGCATACGTGATCACAAAACTGTAGCCTCAcctgcatttaaaaagaaaaaacaaacaaaactaatcCGAAAAGACCAGCCCAAGAATGCAAAGGATGGGAAGCGAAAGAAAAACCTGACAAAAAACCTGGCACAAGAGGAAAATGTCAATACAAAAACAAGCGCAGCTTCAGCAGACATGCCTGGACCACACATAACGCAAGACGCTCTACTTCTACTGAAAGGTCATAAACAGCCTCAACTGAAAGTTTACAAGTTAGACCCTTCAAAGGCATCAGGTCAGACACAGGAGGCTTCTCCTAATGAGGCCCAAACAATGTCCCAACAGAGGAAAAGTAACAAATGCAAACATTCAACAATTGAGTCTACAAATAGTCTCACCACAGAAGGTaagaaaaaaggaggaagaCCCAAAAAGAACCAAAAAGCTCCTTCATTGTTGTCCTCGCTACAGGCTTCCCGTCAAGCACCTGAGACGCTGCCCACCAAGCCAAAGACCACCAGGAAACGTAAAGGCTCCGCAAAAGTGGAGACTGAAGGAGTGATAACTTCTCATTCCAAGCGTGCCTTAGAGTGTAAGGACTGTGGGCAAAGATTTAGCGAAGTCTCATCCCTTCAAAAGCACAAGACAACGGTGCATATCGTAGAGAGTCCCGGTCTCACTTACACCAATGGGAACATCTTTGAAGGCGTCTCCAGATTGGATCTTTACCAGCTTCCAAAACAGCACGGTAAGGTTGTTGGAGTGATGCATGCTGCTACAGACTGGGATACTGAGCCGGAGATGGCAttagaggagagagagcgaaGTGTCTCTTTTCCAGCTTTGATTCCATCTCCATCTTTACCTGTTCCTCCTTCAGATGTTGAAGTGAGTGCCTATAAAAATAATACTAGAAGTAAAACAGGAGCAAATGATCAATCTTATACCTCTCCAGAAGTTCGCTCACCATCTGATCAATTCAAAACCTGTGAAGCCCCTCCAAACTTCACATCTGAATGTCCTTTAAGTACCTCTACTCAGACAAAGAGTTTGGACACAGGAGAGCCTTTGGCATCAGATGAGGACAAGCAAGAAGAAGGTACACTAAGGAATCCCAGCTCAGAATCTGAAGTCCAGGGTACCACACATGAAGACATTAAGGAGGATTTACTTTTCGAGGTAGACTTAGTCACTGTTGGGGAGCAGAATGAAAGGGATGAACCAACCTCTCATGAAGCCACTTTTTCTCAAAATGAATCCAATGGAACCTGCAATTCTGAGGGTGGAAGCACTGACAAACTTCCTGGGCAAATTAGCAATGAAATAACAACTGGAAAAAGTCTAACTTCACAGACTGTGTCATGCTCCACTCATCAAGTGGATatcaaagaagaggaggaagaaatgtTAGTCcagaagaaaaaaggagaaaaaggatCTTTTTTGAGGAATGGTGGTAGGAGAAGAGCAACAGGACGTCTAAAACGGGACCCAATATCAAAGAGAGTTTCAGTTGGAGATACGATCGGAGGAACAGAATCGGAGAAAGAACAGGATGACGAGAAACGTCCCATCAGCTCTGATTCAGAAATGAATGACGAAGGCGAGGCCTGCACAAAGACATCACAGACAGAGACCAGTCCTGAGACCAACAAAGCTACTGCTCCTGCCACACCTTTGCCTTCCATGCCCTCTACATTAGAGGAATCTCCTGAAGAGCGAGTAGTGTTTGAGCTGGAGTCGGTTACCACTAGTGTTGAGGAGGCAATGGATgttagaggactgcagggaggagaggaaCATGACAGGGATGCTGACCAATCGCCAGTCATCATACTTGAAAAGTTCCTCACCTCTAGACAAACAGCGACGGCTGACAAGGAGCCGTGCCTGATGACAGCGAGGAACAATCACAGACAAGTGAGATGCCAATTGTACCAACAAGTACCATACATTAACAATGCATAATTAACATTGCAAACCTaaagcatttgtttttgttccaggGTTTGGACTGCATTGCTGAAAATGAAGCCCCTGGGAGCCAGGAGATCAAGGTTGAAGAGAATATGTCAGAACCACCACTGGTTGCACCCACCTGTCAAAACAGACAGCCACAGCACCATCGTGATATAAGAACTGTTCTGGTGAAGGAGGAGAACAGCCTCGTGCTAAATGAGGCTCAGGACACGCAGGGCAGCAGACACATCCGATGGAATGTGGAGCCAGTCAACATTGAAAACACCTCCAGTCCATGTAAGTATTAggcaagtacatttttaagttCAAATTTTTAAGTActaattcaacattttgggaaatatgattATTTGCTGTCTTcctgagagttagataagaagatcaatGCCACTCACTCACATGTCTGTGCTTTAGGTGTGGAGCTATAGCCAGGAGGcgattagcttagtttagcgtTAAGACTGAAAGATTAGAAGTACTTTATTAATGTTTTGATTCTCAGGGGGAAATTGGGTTAGGTTAAGTAAATTTGTCAGGGACCATGTCAAATATTCATATCATACAAAGAGAAGATATGTATTGTACCAGATATAGCTATTAGCTAATTTTCAGCTAAGCTAATCACCTCCTAGCTCTAGCATTGAAAGGTGATGACTAAATAATAATGTGGTGGTAACTCCCCTTTGTGCACTGCATTGACAGTCTGTAAGCCTTTATCTTTTCAGAGATGGATGTTTTGGGCTTTTTGCTTTCAGTAATGGAGAGTGGGGAGACAACAAGGAAGGATGGTTGCGTATCCCCGGAGTTCAACACCAACCAGTGTATCTTCTACCCagtaaaggaggaggagagggaggttCTACTGGGAGCTGTTCAGACCAACAGTGGGGATTTAACAATGGGACCACCCAGTGATGCCCAGCAGACGGAACATCAAGCAGCAGATAGTAATTTAGGTGAGGCATTGCCTTTCCAGTGATAATCTCCTATTAGCAATGATTATAGGAAGATTTTAATGTTGAATCTGTTAACAACAGATGAATGGAGCCCTTCTGCACTAGACTACCAGGAATTGAGAGTGAGAGGACTATTGTCAGAACCAGGGGTCAGTGACTTTGCAGATGGACAAGgtttgttttctatttgaaAATGACCAGTACTTGTAGCCACTTGTTTTATATTCTTAAACTAGAGTAAACATTTTGATCATACTTTAGATAACTCATCTGTATATAATGTGATCTTTCAGCTGAGTCAGACACTGAGTGGCAGCATCCACAAGACCTCCGGGACTTTCTCCTCCAGAGTTCTGATGAAGAGGACGTGGGTGGTTTTGAATTGTCTGATCCTCAGCTTGACTCAGAAGCAGAAGTAATGGCCTATTTCTACAAGAACCAAAAAAACACCACATGGCAGCCagatgaaatgtcagaaaagtacagtacatcttcattttttttttttgttgtcgaACATTTACAGATACTGCTTATGTTTCATTGTATGTTCTAAAATAGAATTAAGGAAGATCTCAGGGTTTTGGAGAATaatatggtaaaaaaaatgtctttttctcCCTTAGTTTGCCAACTTCAACGAGCCAGCTCCAAACACCAAGAGAGGAAAACAAGATCAGAGAGCCCATTGACTACTTCTCCAAGTATTTTGGTTGGGATACCTGGGTAGAAATTGCCCATTGCACAAATAAACTATCCAATATGCCCAAACCTTTCACAGCCAGAGAGGTTGCACGGTTTGTTGGCATCCACATTGCAATGGGAACTTTAAAGGTTTGTGCGCCATTTTTTGAGTTGTTTTGTTTACTTGGCTCTGTTTGTTACATGCAAGACCACTAAAAGTTTATTTGGTCTCTTGCTATTTTTCAGTTTCCCAGTCCGAGGCTCTACTGGGAGGACTTGACTAAGGTGCCCTTGATTGCTGACGCCATGCCATTTTCCTGTTTCCTCGAGCTGTCTCGCATGTTGAAGCTTGCCTCTCCTGTAAAGGATCCAGTCAACAGTAATGTTCAGGAAGGAAGACATGATATTGACTTTCAAAATGCACAGCAAGGTAAAACTCTTTCAAGCAGGCAAAGTGAAATCTGTCAGCGCAGTGACCGGCAGAGGCAAGGGGACACGCCAACTGACCAGAACAGTTCAAAAACAGAGACTGATCCCCTGTGGAAGGCTCAGCCATTATTGTGCCGTTTCAAAGCAGGGTGCCAGTCACTAAGACGAGAGGGTGATTATGCAGTTGACCAATATCCACTTCCTTTGACTGGGAAGATGCACAATAAGAAACTATCTCTTAACTGTACTACATTAATTGGATTTGGCGGTTTGCTCTTACATGTGGATCTTAAGTTGGGTCTGTCGGGCAAAGAAGATGCTGTAGAAAAAATGGTTCCCAAAGGTAGTATGGTGTTTCTATGCAAACAGGAACTCTCCACCCCTGCTATGCTCGAGCGTTTGTTAGTTGCTGGGGTTCATGGTGCAGGAAGGGTAGGAGGAGCCCGAGGACAGATCGGGGATGAGTTTGTAAGCTCAGACGGGAAGCTGATGTTACGTAGATCACACTGTGGCTTCATACTTTCTACCGCGGGAAATGGCCAGAGGAACATGGCTTCACTCATTGACAACTTTGAGATGGCCCAGATGTCAGCTCATCTCAACAGAGATTTGCTGAATCTTTACTCTATCCCTCTCACTGCCTCGGCCCCAACCTGCTGGCCTCAAGCGGTACTCTGGTACCTAACAGATCTGGCTTTGGTCAACTCCTGGCTCCTACACAGACAGGAACACAGGGCAGCATCTGCACCTTTGACTCTCATGGCCTTCAGATTGGAGGTGTCCAAGGCTTTGATCCTCTCCAGCGGCTCTGACACCCAGGACTCAGTTTCCCCTCAACCCCCCAAAGATACGGCTCATGCAACAAATGAAACCCCCAATCCCAGCCTGGTTGAGGAGAGTCCTCTGCCAGATGCAGCCACACGGTACGATGGTTCAGGCCACTGGCCAGAGCAACTTGGGGAGGGAGAAGGGGGCAGGTGTCGCTTTGGGGACTGTCAGAGAACATCTCGAGTGCTATGTCTTAAGTGCTGTGTCTTTCTTTGTATCTCGCGCAACCACAACTGCTTTTTGAATTTCCATAATCAAGGGAGTTTGGGAAAAGAGTAGTGTCAACTACAGAGTTTAccctttatttgtatttgtgtgataAATTTTTTTGAtccaataaaattaaaataattgatttaaTAATCAATTTTCAATAGTGGAGGTTAGATTGAGAATAACAGCAAATCATCAGCCTCTATTCATCTGCGATACTGGACATGGATCTTTTTAACATAAGTCTACAAAGAAAGGTATTCTTGTCTATCCACGTAATAAGAATTCATCAACTTCCCGACAAAgggctgtttttttccccctccagtcttttcaacattttgctTTCTGATTTAGAATGTAACTGTGCTTTTGGTGTATGAAAACCAGGCTAATCAAAAAATTGTATTATCTCTTCTGTCCTTACAACTTTTCCAATATGCCTTTCACTGGCAGTAGCAGTCTTTTGAAGTattatttgtgctgcagtgtgCTGCAAATGCTTTGTGATGTGGCTTATTATGTCATTGAGCAagcgtaaaaaaaagaagcatagcCATACACTTGCTACAAAAGGAGCGCAACATATGATTGTGACATTGTTGttatcgtgattttttttttactatttattttaaccTGACTGGATTTACTTCCATTATGAGCTTGTTTTTGGCCTTTGaatttaaacattatttattttgaatttcaGAAGACAATAAAAGAGGGATGAAACATTTTtcattgttgcatttgtttttgaagaCTGCAGACCAATGTTTGCACAAtacacctttttcacagcagacatttggacttgttacagtaggaaaaacacagccgttgctaataacattaacaatggcgcTTTTCTATTCAAGTGGCCCAGTAAGCCATGATAGCGATGATAGagagtgagccagcatgcataaaccctgaaactgaagcagctaaatggaatcaagcgaaaaataatttcattatttacagtgggtctcgaaagtttgggcaccccaggtaaaaatttgtataaatgtgcataaagaagccaagaaaagatggaaaaatatccaaaaggcatcaaatgacagattagacattcttataatatgtcaaaaaaagttagattttatttccatcatttacactttcaaaataacagaaaacaaaaaatggcatctgcaaaggtttgggcaccctgcagagtttatagcatgcaccgcccccctttggaaagctgagacctgacagtgtcatggattgttctcaatcatcgtctggaaagaccaggtgatgtcaatctcaaaggttttaaatgcccagaCTCATCTGACCTTGCCCCAACAATCAGCACAGCACAGGTTCTTCTAAGCAGTTGTCTAGaaaactgaaaatagttgacgctcacaaagcaggagaaggctataagaagatagcaaagcgttttcagatgccaatatcctctgttcggaatgtaattaagaaatggtagtcatcaggaacagtggaagttaaagcaagatctggaagaccaagaaaaatatcagacagaacagctcacaggattgtgagaaaagcaagtcaaaacccacgtttgactgcacaatccatccagaaagatctggcagacactggagttgtggtacaccattccactataaagagatacttgaacaaatatggtcttcatggaagagtcatcagaagaaaacctctcctacgtcctcaccacaaaaatcagcatttgaagtttgcaaatgaacatatagacaagcctgatgcattgtggaaacaagttctATGGACCGATGAGGTTAACATAGAACTTTTTTGCCGGAATGTGCAAAGGCACGTTTGAAGAAGAAAGGGcacagaatttaatgaaaagaacctctgtccaactgttaagcatgggggtggatcaatcatgctttgctgttgtattgcagccagtggcacagggaacatttcacgagtagaaggaaaaatggattcaataaaatttcagcacattttggacgctaacttgatgccatctgtgaaaaagctgaagttaaagagaggatggattctacaaatggataatgatcctaaacacacctcaaaatcacggtggattacatcaagaggcgtaaactgaaggttttgccatggccttcacagtctcctgacctcaacataattgaaaatctatggatagaccttaaaagagcagtgcgtgacagacagcccagaaatctcaaagaactggaagacttttgtaaggaagaatgggcgaagatacctcaaacaagaattgaaagactcttggctggctacaaaaagcgtttacaagctgtgatacttgccaaagggggcagtacaaggtattaactctgcagggtgcccaaacttttgcagacgccattttttgttttctgttattttgaaagtttaaatgatggaaataaaatctaactttttttttgacatattataagaatgtctaatctgtcatttgatgccttttggagattttttccatcttttctttatgcacattaatacaaatttttacctggggtgcccaaacttttgagccccactgtacatgtgtgcttttcctactgtgtcaaaatgtcttgAAAAAGGTAGCTTTATCTCAATCTTTCAGGATATCATTCATCCTCTCCAATATATATTGCTTTTGTGCATTAGTAGTGTAAATCACAAagatatgttttaaatataaataactgTAAATTGAATAATACACATATTCCTATACAGAGATATGCTGGTCTACGGTTATATGATCCAAGAAACGCTACAGACTGTTGGATGTACTAACGTGTgtaagcatgtgtgtgcactagtTTCATACAAATGAGGTAAACAAAACggtgaataaaaacaaagagtACTTTTCAAGTTGGTTTGGTCACGTGACGGAGACCAACCATAGAATCATACTGAATAGAAAAGAAGGGTAAGTTCCAATCCATGTTTATATAGatgtatgtaacgttagctgtgtGTTTTAGGATGActgtaatacaaaatataaaaggaGTGGTAACATTTTGAAAGAGAATATTGTTTTATACTGTAGTCATGTGCGCTGTTTTTACATAAAAGGTTTGTGTTTCTTCCTGCACTCTGCATACAAAGTGCTGCTCGAAGCGACAGAACAACTTTGCtggtctattttttttatttcaatattttgtttagtttatgATACACTATAACACTATAGTACCGAACACTCCATGGCAGCCATCTTAGTTGTACCAGCGGCTATCATCACAATCATACACCAGGAAGTGTCCGATCTATCCGTTGTACTTCTCTGGGGTCAACTCTCAAATTCAAAAAGCGGTCAGAGGTAACGTAATACTCAATTTTACATTTGTTATTTAGCTAAATAgtttgctatatatatattggtgTGTATATTTACGTGCACCATATTGTTACATGGCAGATGTATGCAAGCGCCAAACAATAAGTTAAAACTCGATATGTAAAAAGGCACGAAAAGTCTTCGATCCTCTTTGAATGGCAGCCAGTGTTGTTAGCGCTAACCAGTAGCTAGCAagataactagctagctaactagcagTAGCCCGTTCGGTAGCATGGTACTTCGTGATTAGCGTCAGCTACGTGCACAAACACTACACTTAAGTAGATACATTTTTCTGTTGACGCTTACGGCTTAAGAGGTATACCGGGTGAGGCATTTTAATCCGTTAACTGGTGGTCGGATGCTCGTAGGCGCTCGTGGcgctagttagcttagctagcGGCCTTAAGGGCAGCAACGTAACGTTAGCATAAATGAGCCGGAACTTGAGTGTTTGCTTTGGGGGAACAGATAAGTTGTGATTTCTGTAACCCGCCGTGTTACAGTGGGCTACCTCAGCCTAACTAGCAGGGGAAATAATTGGTTCCTTGTCATTTGTTGACCATAACGTTAACTGTTTGTTAACGCAATTGCCGTTATATGTGGGATTAGCTAGTTATAACAGTGTTATGTTCCCGCTGTAACCCAAACGTGATATTTAACCTCACTTTCACGTTGTCTTGTTTAAATGACTCCAGGAAAGTTGCTGTGAGCGTATTTTGAGACCACCAAGTATACCAGGATGGACTCGGATATTTTGAACATAGAGGAGATAGTGATGGGACGGGGATTGCCAGATCCACCTCCAGAAGCTCCCCCTGAGAAGCCAGCAGAGCCATACAAACCTATCACTTTGAATGGACCGCCTGCACCCTCCATTCAACCATGTAAGTGGTATACGGCTCACAACTTTAACTCGGTTTGCTGAAAGCAACTGAAAGATTAACTTTGTCTTTACATGGTCTCTCTAATGTCCTTATGTCCTTCCAGACCAGCATGAAAACCTGCAGTGTTTCCAGTGCTTCATCACGTTCTGCAGTGCCAAAGCCAAGGAAAGGCATATGAAGAAGAGCCACCGGGAAGAGTATAAGCAACAGCTTCAGCAGGTAAGCTTCACATTATCGGTTCATTCAATCACTAGAAATTGTTATGGTTTGTGTTGTAAATTTTGAGTATGGCAAATTGTTATTTGTAATTGGTGTTTATGTCCTATGATCTTTATGTTGCAGTGTCTGTTCCTTTTCTCCCCTTTTgtaattttctgtgtttttaaaaagtactcaaaaagtaaataaagcagGTTTCTTAATCTTCCATTATTTTCCGGTATGTTCccattttaaataaaaggtacaatttgtcatattttgtgaTCTTTTATCCTTCATATTGCTGTAAAGTTAATGGCATTTTATTACTTGAAAAAACATGGTCACAAATAGCCATTCATTCACCTGTTAAATCTATTTTGTgaaattgatatatatatatatatatatatatatatatatatatatatatatatatatatatatagctccaTGCTGCTTTATTGTATTCAAGAGAATGCACActgttaatacagattatacaatgtatacattattaCTGTTAGTTGTCAGTAACCCAAGACAAACTCCTGCACATCACTTGTCCTTGGCAGATAAAGTGACTCTGATAAACTTGGGTTTAACATTTTACAAGTGGTTCTTGGtcttgaattattttaactttggctcctcttttttttttttatttcttcacaggGAAACACATTGTTCACATGCTACGTGTGTGACCGCACATTTCAGTCATCTGAGGAACTGACACAGCACCAGCCAACACACAGCAAGGACGACAAGCCCTTCAAATGTGTGCACTGCAAGGAGAGCTTTAAAACATTCTCTGAAGTGAGTGTATTGTCAGTGCTTAAAAATAATTGTCACTGGCAGTATTCAAACTTAAGACCACCATGaatgccccccaaaaatatTAAGCTCATTATATGTCAtactaaatgtgtttttatttttattttttattttacttctaACCTTCGCAGCTAACAGCCCATAGAAGACAGGTGTGTCCAGAGAAACAGTTGGTATGTAAAGATTGCAATGAGACCTTCCGTAGTGCTGGACTGTTGCGTACTCATCGCCTGACCCAGCATCCCCGCCCAGATGTAGAGACTGCCGAACCGCTGGAGGACCCCACGAAAACTCACCGCTGTAAGAAGTGCGGTCAGGGCTTTGAAACAGAACCAGAGCTGAT
This sequence is a window from Sander vitreus isolate 19-12246 chromosome 6, sanVit1, whole genome shotgun sequence. Protein-coding genes within it:
- the znf576.1 gene encoding zinc finger protein 576, tandem duplicate 1 isoform X1; protein product: MQSPTQSNCGPNPVTTATTEQPLDTETEDPPAQSEPDAQEKENEPAWTATVVSPKENGTGLLTAETPASMAVTQSVENEHAVQPSVDTAGMETSSASKSSAPTQPVPDTNANPGCGEQKAKKQNTGIRDGRKYVPSKKAMVDPLKMDMSKPLVMPLTSSQLSLQCIECHIIFSDHKSKERHLKLSHPAEYEQCILRNALFACYVCDRHFTNSTELMIHQKAHTEKKPFKCPICGQAFNKSSELTLHKKIHFGQDGYACADCGKPCKTMTLLKYHRRTHTGERPYVCKECGKRFTMSKALQKHMVSHLPEGAEGDGGDTTAKAPLKKDNGASTIKYPCSVCKSTFKSTKTRLHHMKTKHNVLPAAASKILPAGQQVKQSTPIITPISFCQPALLQMEPNGPLQKVDANIDTEQIRRLIESLGNVQKVNQVVILGQVPPHAPPLEVQQISQLIETGNFNLNPPQIDFLGLKQPESKIVELDPSNNTCYSMEQTIILEPITPDEQLENPSFSELGSHIAAGENMELTFNQTQHTEGPEGEVMHQILQQPNISAIQSDAMDQIVCQNEVEENLEQTVILELIPTVELEQSQTVPQNDILSSLVPTTDLEKTADQTVLDEQETSLSAPPLMTTVELELTPLQTEQQGLPSCPFVTPDTLTQTPSESETNLKEKVDSQIQTVSLDQGHPVMDGAAPQETQEQAEEPSEQEPSEKLLVDSKKDQEQVENLSEVEVPPAKEEVPSHLGTKQVPQMSELPINVMSAQELVKVRKRKPSRAFIFQGYMQELVGSIYKDDLQIDATPAKRKRTKKSHLVVKFGPQSKEKKNKKQKKPSQQRQPTQKEGIRGQTQTTNLSEKKVPSQKKGRKGKRDKKAGHSVSTAEIKSPSSTQDPQVQQIKEDTRKKKMKKQKEGAREGVTRIRDHKTVASPAFKKKKQTKLIRKDQPKNAKDGKRKKNLTKNLAQEENVNTKTSAASADMPGPHITQDALLLLKGHKQPQLKVYKLDPSKASGQTQEASPNEAQTMSQQRKSNKCKHSTIESTNSLTTEGKKKGGRPKKNQKAPSLLSSLQASRQAPETLPTKPKTTRKRKGSAKVETEGVITSHSKRALECKDCGQRFSEVSSLQKHKTTVHIVESPGLTYTNGNIFEGVSRLDLYQLPKQHGKVVGVMHAATDWDTEPEMALEERERSVSFPALIPSPSLPVPPSDVEVSAYKNNTRSKTGANDQSYTSPEVRSPSDQFKTCEAPPNFTSECPLSTSTQTKSLDTGEPLASDEDKQEEGTLRNPSSESEVQGTTHEDIKEDLLFEVDLVTVGEQNERDEPTSHEATFSQNESNGTCNSEGGSTDKLPGQISNEITTGKSLTSQTVSCSTHQVDIKEEEEEMLVQKKKGEKGSFLRNGGRRRATGRLKRDPISKRVSVGDTIGGTESEKEQDDEKRPISSDSEMNDEGEACTKTSQTETSPETNKATAPATPLPSMPSTLEESPEERVVFELESVTTSVEEAMDVRGLQGGEEHDRDADQSPVIILEKFLTSRQTATADKEPCLMTARNNHRQGLDCIAENEAPGSQEIKVEENMSEPPLVAPTCQNRQPQHHRDIRTVLVKEENSLVLNEAQDTQGSRHIRWNVEPVNIENTSSPLMESGETTRKDGCVSPEFNTNQCIFYPVKEEEREVLLGAVQTNSGDLTMGPPSDAQQTEHQAADSNLDEWSPSALDYQELRVRGLLSEPGVSDFADGQAESDTEWQHPQDLRDFLLQSSDEEDVGGFELSDPQLDSEAEVMAYFYKNQKNTTWQPDEMSENLPTSTSQLQTPREENKIREPIDYFSKYFGWDTWVEIAHCTNKLSNMPKPFTAREVARFVGIHIAMGTLKFPSPRLYWEDLTKVPLIADAMPFSCFLELSRMLKLASPVKDPVNSNVQEGRHDIDFQNAQQGKTLSSRQSEICQRSDRQRQGDTPTDQNSSKTETDPLWKAQPLLCRFKAGCQSLRREGDYAVDQYPLPLTGKMHNKKLSLNCTTLIGFGGLLLHVDLKLGLSGKEDAVEKMVPKGSMVFLCKQELSTPAMLERLLVAGVHGAGRVGGARGQIGDEFVSSDGKLMLRRSHCGFILSTAGNGQRNMASLIDNFEMAQMSAHLNRDLLNLYSIPLTASAPTCWPQAVLWYLTDLALVNSWLLHRQEHRAASAPLTLMAFRLEVSKALILSSGSDTQDSVSPQPPKDTAHATNETPNPSLVEESPLPDAATRYDGSGHWPEQLGEGEGGRCRFGDCQRTSRVLCLKCCVFLCISRNHNCFLNFHNQGSLGKE